One window of Microbacterium sediminis genomic DNA carries:
- a CDS encoding phosphotransferase, whose product MARSPFTLAAAVSAAVPEAVVSGTRPLTAGGAGRFDSAVATLADGREVVVREATDESAEHDLSAEVIALRALTPGVRELLPVDVPEYLGAATLRDGRVTVTTMLPGYQIDAAEIPPGEGAAASIGRTLAAIHALPPSVVRSAGLPEHSPEDSRADIRQLVDDVAATGRVPVRLTVRWRNAVEDDRLWSFESAVGLGGTQATSFVFGDDSRGAPVVTGVLGWQGLSIDDPAVDLQWVAAAPDAAPALFAAYAAASHRAPDEALEVRARLHAELEFARWLVHGIETHRPDVVDDAAALLESLAEGVRDNNLLAGLRRDGSTDVDDALAVLGRVPESAERAAASAAGTAMETDAYDPAELSLTAEIAWDQDSAPGPDGDQSSAPGATEPIDVAAVQREMSSSSDHTSSDRSTSSSDT is encoded by the coding sequence ATGGCACGCTCTCCCTTCACTCTAGCGGCGGCCGTCTCGGCGGCCGTGCCGGAGGCCGTGGTCTCGGGGACCCGGCCGCTGACCGCGGGAGGGGCCGGACGCTTCGACTCCGCCGTCGCCACGCTCGCCGACGGCCGTGAGGTCGTGGTCCGCGAGGCGACCGACGAGTCGGCCGAGCACGACCTCTCCGCGGAGGTGATCGCGCTGCGGGCACTCACCCCCGGCGTGCGCGAGCTGCTGCCCGTGGACGTGCCGGAGTACCTCGGCGCCGCCACGCTGCGCGACGGACGCGTGACCGTCACCACGATGCTGCCGGGCTACCAGATCGACGCCGCGGAGATCCCGCCCGGCGAGGGCGCCGCCGCGTCGATCGGGCGCACGCTCGCGGCGATCCACGCGCTGCCGCCGTCGGTGGTCCGCTCGGCCGGGCTGCCGGAGCACTCCCCCGAGGACTCGCGCGCCGACATCCGCCAGCTCGTCGACGACGTCGCCGCGACCGGGCGGGTGCCCGTGCGGCTCACCGTCCGCTGGCGCAACGCGGTCGAGGACGATCGGCTCTGGTCCTTCGAGTCGGCCGTGGGCCTGGGGGGCACGCAGGCGACCTCGTTCGTGTTCGGCGACGACAGCCGCGGCGCGCCCGTGGTCACGGGCGTGCTCGGCTGGCAGGGCCTGTCGATCGACGACCCGGCCGTGGATCTGCAATGGGTGGCCGCCGCGCCCGACGCGGCGCCCGCCCTGTTCGCCGCCTACGCGGCCGCCTCGCACCGCGCGCCGGACGAGGCGCTCGAGGTGCGGGCCCGGCTGCACGCGGAGCTCGAGTTCGCCCGCTGGCTCGTGCACGGCATCGAGACGCACCGGCCCGACGTCGTCGACGACGCGGCCGCGCTGCTCGAGTCGCTGGCCGAGGGCGTGCGCGACAACAACCTGCTCGCGGGCCTGCGCCGCGACGGCTCGACCGACGTCGACGACGCGCTCGCCGTGCTCGGCCGCGTGCCCGAGAGCGCCGAGCGGGCGGCGGCCTCCGCGGCGGGCACGGCGATGGAGACCGACGCCTACGACCCCGCCGAGCTCTCGCTCACGGCCGAGATCGCGTGGGACCAGGACTCCGCCCCCGGCCCCGACGGCGATCAGTCGTCGGCGCCGGGCGCCACGGAGCCGATCGACGTCGCCGCGGTCCAGCGCGAGATGAGCTCCTCCTCCGACCACACGTCGTCGGATCGCAGCACGAGCTCGTCCGACACGTAG
- the nudC gene encoding NAD(+) diphosphatase, translating into MSRPAPVGAIDRSAAERTEPGLLDRLRGDADARVLVVKGDAAPRLAPDEPALAWAAPEEVAEGATWAFLGRDEHHAPVLLAAWHGDDDPIEAPAGWAALRVVGGDLPAAHADALVVAVSLGRFLGERFCPACGSATEVTLAGWAQRCTGCGRELFPRTDPAVIVAVTSEDGERLLLGANAAWGGRMHSAFAGFVEAGESLESAIHREIREEAGVRVTDVRYAGSQGWPYPRSLMLGFHARAVADGEAEADGTEIVNVRWFSRDEIREGLAGQGIGLPGRVSIAHRLIREWAYPDEATDAGAGER; encoded by the coding sequence ATGTCCCGTCCCGCCCCCGTCGGAGCGATCGATCGGAGCGCGGCGGAGCGGACCGAGCCGGGGCTCCTCGATCGCCTGCGCGGCGACGCCGACGCGCGCGTCCTCGTCGTCAAGGGCGACGCGGCGCCGCGACTCGCCCCGGACGAGCCGGCGCTCGCCTGGGCCGCGCCGGAGGAGGTCGCCGAGGGGGCGACGTGGGCCTTCCTCGGCCGCGACGAGCACCACGCGCCGGTGCTGCTGGCCGCCTGGCACGGCGACGACGACCCGATCGAGGCGCCCGCCGGCTGGGCGGCGCTGCGCGTGGTGGGCGGCGATCTGCCGGCCGCGCACGCCGATGCGCTCGTCGTCGCGGTGAGCCTGGGGCGGTTCCTCGGCGAGCGGTTCTGCCCCGCATGCGGCTCGGCGACCGAGGTGACCCTCGCCGGATGGGCGCAGCGGTGCACCGGCTGCGGCCGCGAGCTGTTCCCCCGCACCGACCCGGCGGTGATCGTGGCCGTGACGAGCGAGGACGGCGAGCGGCTGCTGCTCGGCGCCAACGCGGCGTGGGGCGGCCGGATGCACTCGGCATTCGCGGGCTTCGTCGAGGCGGGCGAGTCGCTGGAGTCGGCGATCCACCGCGAGATCCGCGAGGAGGCCGGCGTGCGGGTCACCGACGTGCGCTACGCCGGGTCGCAGGGCTGGCCGTACCCGCGCTCGCTCATGCTGGGCTTCCACGCCCGCGCGGTGGCCGACGGCGAGGCCGAGGCCGACGGCACCGAGATCGTGAACGTGCGCTGGTTCAGCCGCGACGAGATCCGTGAGGGCCTCGCCGGGCAGGGGATCGGGCTGCCGGGGCGGGTCTCGATCGCGCACCGGCTGATCCGCGAGTGGGCGTATCCGGACGAGGCGACCGACGCCGGCGCGGGGGAGCGGTGA
- a CDS encoding ATP-dependent helicase, which produces MSALDALDEHQREAAEMLRGPVAVLAGAGAGKTRVITHRIAYGVDTGAYSPQRVMALTFTTKAAGELRGRLRALGVDGVAARTFHSAALAQLNFFWPTVAGDVAPKIIDNKVRMLAHAADGIGLKPDTATLRDVASQIEWRKITMRSIEQYGQLGRTVGSLGTDALVALMRAYEALKDERRQIDFEDVLLACAGLLEAEPRVAASVREQYRHFTVDEYQDVSPLQNHLLELWVGERRDLCVVGDASQTIYSFAGADSRFLLDFGRRYPDATVVRLERNYRSDPAVLEVANALMRGRPGALTLVAARGEALSPTPTVADYDDETAEAAGVAAAIERQLTQARPDEIAVLYRSHAQSAVLQQALSARGIPTTVLGGTRFFDLPEVRQAVLALRGAAVAPQQHTEFVDIVREVLRSLGHTAEPPAAGGALRDAWESRQALLRLAEEARPGTTLRTFADDLVARAKDQHEPSLRTVTLATIHAAKGLEWPHVHLVGLSEGLLPISYATTLEQVDEERRLAYVGITRAARTLSLSWARGSGRTPRQPSRFLAEIAGPRGPGGTGILRAVDGSATAAASARRR; this is translated from the coding sequence GTGAGCGCGCTCGACGCCCTCGACGAGCACCAGCGGGAGGCGGCGGAGATGCTGCGCGGCCCCGTCGCGGTGCTCGCGGGAGCGGGCGCGGGCAAGACGCGCGTGATCACGCACCGCATCGCGTACGGCGTCGACACGGGCGCGTACTCGCCGCAGCGCGTCATGGCGCTGACCTTCACGACCAAGGCGGCGGGGGAGCTGCGCGGGCGGCTGCGCGCGCTCGGCGTCGACGGCGTGGCGGCGCGCACGTTCCACTCCGCCGCGCTCGCGCAGCTGAACTTCTTCTGGCCGACCGTGGCGGGCGATGTCGCGCCGAAGATCATCGACAACAAGGTGCGGATGCTCGCGCATGCCGCCGACGGGATCGGCCTGAAGCCCGACACGGCGACGCTGCGCGACGTCGCCTCGCAGATCGAGTGGCGCAAGATCACGATGCGTTCCATCGAGCAGTACGGGCAGCTCGGCCGCACCGTCGGCTCGCTCGGCACCGACGCGCTTGTGGCGCTCATGAGGGCGTACGAGGCGCTCAAGGACGAGCGACGCCAGATCGATTTCGAGGACGTGCTGCTCGCGTGCGCCGGCCTGCTGGAGGCCGAGCCGCGCGTCGCCGCCTCGGTGCGCGAGCAGTACCGGCACTTCACCGTGGACGAGTACCAGGACGTCTCCCCGCTGCAGAACCACCTGCTGGAGCTGTGGGTCGGCGAGCGCCGCGACCTGTGCGTGGTCGGCGACGCCAGCCAGACGATCTACTCCTTCGCCGGCGCCGACTCGCGCTTCCTGCTGGACTTCGGCCGCCGCTACCCGGACGCGACCGTCGTGCGCCTGGAGCGCAACTACCGCTCGGATCCGGCCGTGCTCGAGGTCGCCAACGCGCTCATGCGCGGCCGGCCGGGGGCGCTCACGCTCGTCGCCGCGCGGGGCGAGGCGCTCTCGCCCACCCCGACGGTGGCCGACTACGACGACGAGACCGCCGAGGCCGCCGGCGTGGCCGCGGCGATCGAGCGCCAGCTCACGCAGGCCCGCCCCGACGAGATCGCCGTGCTGTACCGATCGCACGCGCAGTCGGCGGTGCTGCAGCAGGCGCTGTCGGCGCGCGGCATCCCGACCACCGTGCTGGGGGGCACCCGGTTCTTCGATCTGCCCGAGGTGCGTCAGGCGGTGCTCGCGCTGCGCGGGGCGGCGGTGGCGCCGCAGCAGCACACCGAGTTCGTCGACATCGTGCGCGAGGTGCTGCGCAGCCTGGGCCACACCGCCGAGCCGCCGGCCGCGGGCGGGGCCCTGCGCGACGCGTGGGAGTCGCGCCAGGCGCTGCTCCGGCTCGCCGAGGAGGCGCGGCCCGGCACCACGCTGCGCACCTTCGCCGACGATCTGGTGGCCCGCGCCAAGGACCAGCACGAGCCGTCGCTGCGCACCGTGACCCTCGCCACGATCCACGCCGCCAAGGGCCTGGAATGGCCGCACGTGCATCTCGTGGGCCTGTCGGAGGGGCTGCTGCCGATCTCGTACGCGACGACCCTCGAGCAGGTCGACGAGGAGCGGCGGCTGGCGTACGTGGGCATCACGCGGGCCGCGCGAACGCTGTCGCTGTCGTGGGCGCGCGGGTCGGGGCGGACGCCGCGTCAGCCGTCGCGCTTCCTCGCCGAGATCGCGGGACCGCGGGGACCAGGCGGCACAGGCATTCTGCGTGCGGTCGATGGGAGCGCCACCGCCGCCGCGAGCGCTCGCCGACGCTGA